One part of the Longimicrobiales bacterium genome encodes these proteins:
- a CDS encoding GntR family transcriptional regulator: MARQQAAGSMIVDQLRDRIVSGLYLGRWAPGERLPSIRDVADAENVDRKTAAAAYRRLQMEGLVRVRPRSGVYLRGSEPERTGGPLERLHRRWLENAYEGARAIGLDTSTMLKLIQAVALIEKQRIPVLEHDAAQAEAIALEIAERLGVNAVPVQLEGIDPTEPLVATAPFLVTTPYHGSTVRRIAGSRQVVEVSCAREVVEELRQHSTSGRLLIVAPTADAAERLRRAIEHGEVVGQDVAANVRVEHGVDGARAAARDADAILIWPGTPRAVERELREHNPITPGRCVADESIVRVRSAILDAAMRALSTQPISTASGDGARQRIVVLER; this comes from the coding sequence ATGGCTCGTCAGCAGGCCGCCGGTTCGATGATCGTGGATCAGCTCCGCGATCGGATTGTTTCCGGCCTCTATCTCGGACGCTGGGCACCCGGTGAACGGCTGCCGAGCATCCGCGACGTCGCGGACGCTGAAAATGTAGACCGCAAGACGGCCGCCGCTGCCTATCGTCGCCTGCAGATGGAAGGTCTGGTACGCGTGCGGCCGCGCTCGGGCGTCTACCTCCGCGGTTCGGAGCCGGAGCGGACCGGCGGCCCGCTCGAGCGTCTGCATCGCCGCTGGCTCGAGAACGCCTACGAGGGCGCGCGCGCCATCGGACTCGACACGTCGACGATGCTGAAGCTGATCCAGGCCGTCGCGCTCATCGAGAAGCAACGCATTCCGGTGCTCGAGCATGACGCCGCGCAGGCGGAAGCGATCGCGCTCGAGATCGCGGAGCGCCTCGGCGTCAACGCGGTCCCCGTGCAGCTCGAGGGCATTGATCCGACGGAGCCGCTCGTCGCGACCGCACCCTTCCTCGTGACTACCCCATACCACGGCAGCACGGTGCGCAGGATCGCCGGCAGCCGGCAGGTCGTGGAAGTCTCCTGCGCCCGCGAGGTGGTCGAGGAGCTACGGCAGCATTCGACGTCCGGCCGCCTGCTCATCGTCGCGCCGACCGCGGATGCCGCCGAGCGGCTGCGCCGCGCGATCGAGCACGGCGAAGTCGTGGGGCAGGACGTCGCTGCAAACGTCCGCGTGGAGCACGGCGTCGATGGCGCCCGTGCAGCCGCACGCGATGCGGACGCCATCCTGATCTGGCCGGGCACGCCGCGCGCCGTCGAGCGGGAACTGCGCGAGCACAACCCGATCACGCCGGGTCGCTGCGTGGCAGACGAGAGCATCGTGCGTGTTCGCAGTGCCATCCTCGACGCGGCCATGCGCGCCCTGTCGACGCAGCCGATCAGTACAGCCAGCGGCGACGGAGCGAGACAAAGAATTGTTGTCTTGGAGAGATAG
- a CDS encoding prolipoprotein diacylglyceryl transferase, with the protein MFPELFRIGDFVVTSFGVMMFLSFIAGAWATGRQLERYGLERELIWDMLAGIAIGGILGAKIYYLLLHLDDVAANPVGEIFSRGGLVWYGGLIGGVLAYYWQVRRRGLPVAPMFDATAPALFLSIAIGRMGCFLVGDDYGNPTDGWYGVAFPNGAPPSTAGHFRAIGVDVPPGLPNEAVLAVHPTQLYEIALVLPLFALLWHLGRKAMPPGRLFSLFLGLYAIERFLIEFVRAKDDRFLFGLSTSQGVSILLVIIALALWFKQANVPPFRAAPANAAKGKAAAAGR; encoded by the coding sequence ATGTTCCCAGAGCTGTTTCGCATCGGCGACTTCGTCGTGACGTCCTTCGGCGTCATGATGTTCCTCTCGTTCATAGCCGGTGCGTGGGCGACGGGGCGGCAGCTCGAACGCTATGGCCTGGAGCGTGAGCTGATCTGGGACATGCTCGCGGGCATCGCGATCGGCGGCATCCTCGGCGCCAAGATCTACTACCTGCTGCTGCACCTGGACGACGTCGCGGCGAACCCCGTGGGCGAGATCTTCAGCCGGGGTGGCCTCGTCTGGTACGGCGGCCTGATCGGTGGCGTCCTCGCGTACTACTGGCAGGTCAGGCGCCGCGGATTGCCGGTCGCGCCGATGTTCGACGCGACAGCACCGGCGCTCTTCCTGTCGATCGCGATCGGTCGGATGGGCTGTTTCCTGGTCGGTGACGACTACGGCAATCCCACCGACGGCTGGTACGGCGTGGCGTTCCCGAATGGCGCGCCGCCCAGCACGGCCGGGCACTTCCGTGCAATTGGTGTGGACGTGCCCCCCGGCCTCCCGAACGAAGCCGTGCTTGCCGTGCATCCCACCCAGCTCTACGAGATCGCGCTCGTCCTGCCTCTGTTCGCACTGCTGTGGCACCTGGGCAGGAAGGCGATGCCGCCGGGACGCCTGTTCTCGCTGTTCCTCGGGCTGTACGCGATCGAGCGTTTCCTCATCGAATTCGTGCGTGCCAAGGACGACCGCTTCCTGTTCGGCCTTTCCACGTCCCAGGGTGTCAGCATCCTGCTGGTCATCATCGCACTCGCCCTGTGGTTCAAGCAGGCGAACGTGCCGCCGTTCCGCGCAGCACCCGCAAACGCAGCGAAGGGAAAAGCCGCGGCGGCCGGCCGCTGA
- a CDS encoding translocation/assembly module TamB domain-containing protein yields MSNGEVRRSDVVAALLAGLAIGFVLIGLWLTARPGPDTATLADPDSTARSERRIEATTDTVAADEARGGYGMIARTDRRVAERLAADPVRTAPLQGALRIRARDVRWLESGGRQWATAPALSGVLDANAFRGGDVVLRNVVLERADILLTQTAEGAPWNYERVLEEMLGSDGRQSGPSRRFEIHGLRVVDARIDVRLPDRRMLFQDLSATASRVRLAGPGLNDPDLQIAQLATTLVLPAQDGDTRLAITGADAELRIVDNGVAFDIARAGIDDTQLAELSGVWANDLPGYGVRATGRALDVRFADIRFLAPERIPENGTASFRFAVDPVDDVRTAIELSEIDASSGDSRVSGAIDAMLRSDGFAVQSADLRVDPLSLALLEQLLGRELPYGGTLAGTIRGSGGDIRFDLDARLTSDATTTPLVTNLAGNVFFGDDGFALRGLVATLDDAPLAALRAVVPGLPFGGTVSGRVALEGMPGDAPLNLDVRLTLAEGVFNVQGVVDLTSSVPSYDLEGTILGVNLQTVFTTFAPPALLTGRFTLDGRGFDPATANARVSLGGRFTGWETGANDVVRASAVVAGGAVRIDTLTMRLATLTLAGAGRWQFVSPQQGAITYDFAISSLRPWAPYLPMADSMASGSLASRGTVNGPLDAIRIAGTLNGSELELGTGWSARSLEAEYDATIGPAVPRVQVLATARELGTPTAGMFYLITADVDLASPDFALELSGLRQEDQAEAVELIATGSVPYEGLRSIVVERAHLDVADGLWRLAQPATIAWGGGDGVHVSGLEFRNEEGGGLVAVNGRVLPLERADVTLDVENLPAAEVQQLLGRDPILTGDLWASGTIRDLGTAPDVDLTFRLDSGAVMDVALSRFAGDVEYRNGALVTTAEAVFDTAGVIDMELALPLRLDVADSVAVGMGESGAVRGRIVADRVLLTPFEPLFRGVYDLQGYVSGAVVIGGTVDDPQLEGSAQIVQGAATFTPVNKRYTEIQGQLTLADDRIVIDSLSALSDGTALVTGVITLEQLDEPVFDLAANLNDFEVMGVDNETDAEMRGTLELTGPIDGLLLTGTVGVTDGAVLIPQFTQSTLDEELFLSPGETFDDPLAPASSSLLANLTISNLRVEIYPDTWVVVQNQARAQLGGTLLVNKQGDVWRVLGELEGERGTYTLAAGPVLRQFEISYARLLFRGDEELNPAIEITATRTIIDQSGRPVEIDVNIGGTMRQPSLGLASGNAANVPESELLSFLFFGQPSYALGGGGIASGALLGGVAEFLSLGIGESFAEAGLPFDLFQLRLAGIGGAGDPTASLVIGREIVDDVFLTVESYLNALFGGSSTGYDAWAIRLEWAFDRRSSLSTGVEPVNSALLLRGAGLDPAISPRQQFFVSLRRRWLY; encoded by the coding sequence ATGAGCAACGGCGAGGTACGCCGCTCCGACGTAGTCGCCGCGCTGCTCGCCGGCCTTGCGATCGGCTTCGTACTGATCGGGCTCTGGCTGACCGCGCGGCCGGGGCCGGACACCGCGACGCTCGCCGATCCGGATTCGACTGCCCGGAGCGAGCGCAGGATCGAGGCGACCACGGATACGGTCGCAGCCGACGAGGCGCGCGGCGGATACGGCATGATCGCGCGTACCGATCGGCGGGTCGCCGAGCGCCTCGCCGCCGATCCCGTCCGCACGGCCCCGCTCCAGGGGGCGCTCCGGATCCGCGCGCGTGACGTCCGCTGGCTGGAGTCGGGCGGTCGCCAGTGGGCGACAGCGCCCGCACTCTCGGGGGTGCTCGACGCGAACGCCTTCCGCGGCGGGGATGTCGTCCTGCGCAACGTCGTGCTCGAGCGTGCCGACATCCTGTTGACGCAGACCGCCGAAGGCGCGCCATGGAACTACGAGCGCGTCCTCGAGGAGATGCTGGGTTCCGACGGCAGGCAGAGCGGCCCGTCGCGGCGCTTCGAGATCCACGGGCTGCGCGTGGTCGACGCGCGCATAGACGTCCGCCTGCCCGATCGTCGCATGCTCTTCCAGGACCTCAGCGCCACGGCATCCAGGGTGCGCCTGGCCGGGCCCGGCCTGAATGATCCTGACCTGCAGATCGCGCAGCTCGCAACCACACTCGTGCTGCCCGCGCAGGACGGCGACACGCGCCTCGCGATCACCGGCGCAGACGCGGAGCTGCGCATCGTCGACAATGGCGTTGCCTTCGACATCGCGCGCGCGGGCATCGATGATACGCAGCTCGCCGAGCTGAGCGGCGTCTGGGCGAATGACCTGCCCGGCTACGGGGTGCGCGCAACCGGCCGGGCACTGGACGTACGCTTTGCGGACATCCGCTTTCTCGCGCCCGAGCGCATCCCCGAGAACGGCACAGCCTCCTTCCGTTTTGCAGTCGATCCCGTCGACGACGTGCGCACCGCGATCGAGCTGTCGGAGATCGATGCCTCGTCGGGCGATTCGCGGGTGAGCGGTGCGATCGACGCCATGCTGCGCAGCGACGGCTTCGCAGTGCAGAGCGCCGATCTGCGTGTCGATCCGCTGTCCCTTGCGCTGCTGGAGCAGCTGCTGGGTCGCGAGCTGCCGTACGGCGGCACGCTGGCCGGCACGATCCGTGGCAGCGGCGGAGACATCCGCTTCGATCTCGACGCGCGCCTGACGAGCGATGCGACGACGACACCTCTCGTCACCAACCTTGCCGGCAACGTCTTCTTCGGTGACGACGGCTTCGCGTTGCGTGGCCTGGTGGCGACGCTGGACGATGCACCGCTCGCGGCGCTGCGCGCCGTGGTGCCCGGGCTGCCCTTCGGCGGCACGGTCAGCGGCCGCGTGGCTCTCGAGGGCATGCCCGGGGATGCGCCGCTGAACCTGGACGTGCGGCTGACGCTGGCGGAGGGGGTATTCAACGTCCAGGGCGTCGTCGACCTCACGTCGTCGGTGCCCAGCTACGATCTCGAGGGCACGATCCTCGGCGTGAACCTGCAGACGGTGTTCACGACGTTCGCGCCCCCTGCCCTGCTCACGGGCCGCTTCACGCTCGATGGTCGCGGCTTCGACCCGGCCACGGCAAATGCACGCGTGTCGCTCGGTGGTCGCTTCACGGGCTGGGAGACGGGAGCAAACGACGTCGTGCGCGCGAGCGCCGTGGTCGCGGGCGGTGCGGTGCGCATCGATACACTCACGATGCGCCTGGCGACGCTCACGCTCGCCGGCGCCGGACGATGGCAGTTCGTTTCGCCGCAGCAGGGCGCGATCACCTACGATTTTGCGATCAGCTCACTGCGCCCGTGGGCGCCGTACCTGCCGATGGCGGACTCCATGGCATCGGGGTCGCTGGCGTCGCGCGGCACCGTGAACGGTCCGCTGGATGCGATCCGCATTGCAGGCACGCTGAACGGCTCTGAGCTGGAGCTCGGCACGGGCTGGTCGGCGCGCAGCCTGGAGGCCGAGTACGACGCCACCATCGGTCCCGCGGTTCCGCGCGTGCAGGTGCTGGCGACTGCACGGGAGCTGGGTACACCGACGGCCGGCATGTTCTACCTGATCACGGCGGACGTGGACCTGGCGTCGCCCGACTTTGCGCTGGAGCTGAGTGGTTTGCGCCAGGAAGACCAGGCGGAAGCGGTCGAGCTCATCGCAACGGGAAGCGTCCCGTACGAAGGGCTGCGCTCCATCGTCGTGGAGCGCGCACACCTCGACGTGGCGGACGGGCTCTGGCGTCTTGCGCAGCCCGCGACCATCGCGTGGGGTGGCGGTGACGGCGTGCACGTATCCGGCCTCGAGTTCCGCAACGAGGAGGGCGGTGGTCTCGTTGCCGTGAATGGACGCGTGCTTCCACTCGAGCGCGCAGACGTGACGCTCGACGTGGAGAATCTTCCGGCGGCGGAGGTGCAGCAGCTCCTCGGACGCGACCCGATCCTCACGGGCGATCTCTGGGCGAGTGGCACGATCCGCGACCTGGGCACGGCGCCGGACGTCGATCTCACGTTCCGGCTCGACAGCGGCGCAGTCATGGACGTCGCGCTCTCGCGCTTCGCCGGCGACGTCGAGTACCGCAACGGGGCGCTGGTGACCACTGCGGAGGCGGTGTTCGATACGGCCGGTGTGATCGACATGGAGCTCGCGCTTCCGCTGCGCCTGGACGTTGCCGACTCGGTGGCTGTCGGCATGGGCGAGAGCGGCGCCGTGCGCGGTCGCATCGTCGCAGACCGGGTGCTGCTCACGCCATTCGAGCCGCTCTTCCGTGGCGTATACGACCTGCAGGGCTACGTCTCCGGCGCGGTCGTGATCGGTGGCACCGTCGACGATCCGCAGCTCGAGGGCAGCGCGCAGATCGTGCAGGGTGCCGCCACCTTCACCCCGGTCAACAAGCGCTACACGGAGATCCAGGGACAGCTCACGCTTGCAGACGACCGCATCGTGATCGATTCGCTCAGCGCACTCTCCGACGGTACGGCGCTGGTTACCGGAGTCATCACGCTCGAGCAGCTCGACGAGCCCGTGTTCGACCTCGCGGCGAACCTGAACGACTTCGAGGTCATGGGCGTCGATAACGAGACGGATGCGGAAATGCGTGGCACGCTCGAGCTGACCGGTCCCATCGATGGGCTGCTGCTCACGGGCACCGTCGGCGTAACGGACGGCGCCGTGCTGATCCCGCAGTTTACGCAGTCGACGCTGGACGAGGAGCTGTTCCTTTCCCCGGGCGAGACCTTCGACGATCCGCTGGCGCCGGCTTCGAGCTCACTGCTGGCGAACCTCACCATCAGCAACCTGCGCGTGGAGATCTATCCCGATACGTGGGTCGTGGTGCAGAACCAGGCACGGGCGCAGCTGGGAGGTACGCTCCTGGTCAACAAACAGGGCGACGTGTGGCGCGTCCTCGGCGAGCTGGAAGGCGAGCGTGGCACCTACACGCTCGCTGCCGGGCCCGTGCTGCGGCAGTTCGAAATCAGCTATGCGCGTCTGCTCTTCCGCGGCGATGAGGAGCTGAATCCCGCGATCGAGATCACTGCGACGCGCACGATCATCGACCAGAGCGGTCGACCGGTCGAGATCGACGTCAACATTGGCGGAACGATGCGGCAGCCTTCGCTCGGGCTGGCCAGCGGCAACGCGGCCAATGTCCCCGAGTCGGAGCTGCTCAGCTTCCTGTTCTTTGGACAGCCCAGCTACGCGCTCGGCGGAGGGGGAATCGCCAGTGGTGCACTGCTCGGTGGTGTCGCGGAGTTCCTGAGCCTCGGCATCGGTGAATCCTTCGCGGAGGCCGGGCTGCCGTTCGACCTGTTCCAGCTCAGGCTGGCGGGGATCGGCGGCGCGGGTGATCCCACGGCCAGCCTCGTGATCGGCCGCGAGATCGTCGACGATGTGTTCCTGACCGTGGAGTCGTACCTGAACGCGCTGTTCGGCGGGAGCTCGACCGGCTACGACGCCTGGGCGATCAGGCTCGAGTGGGCGTTCGACCGCCGCTCGAGCCTGAGCACTGGTGTCGAGCCGGTGAACAGCGCGCTACTGCTGCGGGGCGCGGGACTCGACCCGGCTATCTCTCCAAGACAACAATTCTTTGTCTCGCTCCGTCGCCGCTGGCTGTACTGA
- a CDS encoding LemA family protein — protein sequence MKRTLVLLPLLFTLSGCGYNRIQQLDELTEQNRANIETELMRRNDLIPNLVRTVEEAAEFEQETFTQVAQARSGLNGAREQLQQAVQGDAEADELSAAADAVSEQLRLFINVAVEAYPQLNANQNFRALQDELTETENRLAVSRRDYNEAVATYNTYVRQFPQVITAKVIGADRKEPFEAPESARQAPQVEFQN from the coding sequence ATGAAGCGTACCCTGGTCCTGCTGCCTCTGCTGTTCACCCTCAGCGGATGCGGCTACAACCGGATCCAGCAGCTCGATGAGCTGACGGAGCAGAACCGCGCCAACATCGAGACGGAGCTGATGCGGCGCAACGACCTGATCCCGAACCTCGTGCGCACCGTCGAGGAGGCGGCAGAGTTCGAGCAGGAGACGTTCACGCAGGTCGCGCAGGCCCGCAGCGGTCTCAACGGCGCGCGCGAACAGCTGCAGCAGGCGGTGCAGGGAGACGCAGAAGCGGACGAGCTGAGCGCGGCCGCCGACGCGGTCAGCGAGCAGCTCCGCCTGTTCATCAACGTCGCGGTCGAAGCATACCCGCAGCTCAACGCGAACCAGAATTTCCGCGCGCTGCAGGACGAGCTGACCGAGACGGAGAACCGCCTCGCCGTCTCTCGACGCGACTACAACGAGGCAGTCGCGACCTACAACACGTACGTACGGCAGTTCCCGCAGGTGATCACGGCGAAAGTGATCGGCGCCGATCGCAAGGAGCCGTTCGAAGCCCCCGAGTCGGCGCGACAGGCACCACAGGTCGAGTTCCAGAACTAG
- a CDS encoding TPM domain-containing protein, with protein MRRFRSILCAAAIAALLLPAPVLLHAQRVQIPAPVGMVNDFANVIPAEQETQITRIVEEVRAKSGGEIAVVTMPTLQGRTRDELALEIGRQWGVGQKGDPGDPTRNTGIVVLVIPKETSDDGRGHLKIETGTGTTTFITAAEAGRVADRFMVPEFQRQDYGTGILMGVIALAQMYAERFEFELTGDLPQLPQTQTQRGDDGGGGLVFFLVVLVFLIMSSMGRGGRGGRGGRGGGGSAWWLLPLILGSGRRGGGFGRGGFGGGFGGGGFGGGFGGFGGGGGFGGGGAGRSW; from the coding sequence ATGAGACGGTTCCGATCCATTCTGTGCGCTGCCGCCATCGCGGCCCTGCTGCTGCCCGCGCCGGTGCTGCTGCACGCACAACGGGTGCAGATCCCCGCGCCCGTCGGCATGGTCAACGACTTCGCGAACGTGATTCCTGCCGAGCAGGAAACGCAGATCACGCGCATCGTCGAGGAGGTGCGCGCGAAGTCGGGCGGTGAGATCGCGGTCGTCACCATGCCGACACTCCAGGGACGCACCCGGGACGAGCTTGCACTCGAGATCGGGCGGCAATGGGGCGTGGGCCAGAAAGGCGACCCCGGCGACCCCACCCGCAACACCGGCATCGTCGTGCTCGTGATCCCGAAGGAAACATCGGACGACGGACGCGGTCATCTGAAGATCGAAACCGGCACGGGAACGACGACGTTCATCACCGCTGCGGAGGCGGGTCGCGTTGCCGATCGCTTCATGGTGCCCGAGTTCCAGCGGCAGGACTACGGCACGGGCATCCTGATGGGCGTCATTGCACTCGCCCAGATGTATGCCGAGCGTTTCGAGTTCGAGCTGACCGGTGACCTCCCTCAGCTCCCGCAGACGCAGACGCAGCGGGGCGACGACGGCGGCGGCGGCCTGGTTTTCTTCCTCGTCGTACTCGTGTTTCTGATCATGAGCAGCATGGGGCGCGGTGGTCGTGGCGGGCGCGGTGGTCGTGGCGGCGGCGGCAGCGCCTGGTGGCTGCTGCCCCTCATCCTGGGCTCGGGCCGCAGAGGCGGCGGGTTTGGTCGCGGTGGGTTCGGTGGCGGCTTCGGTGGCGGTGGGTTCGGTGGCGGCTTTGGCGGATTCGGCGGCGGTGGCGGCTTCGGCGGCGGCGGCGCCGGCCGCAGCTGGTGA
- a CDS encoding NAD+ synthase codes for MSTLRIGLAQINPTVGDFDGNLSIIEGCLEQAREHAVDLVAFPELALCGYPPEDLLLKPSFAAANRRSLERLAAGSGGMTVVTGFVDRQTDLFNAAAVLHDGQHIATYHKQRLPNYGVFDELRYFKPGTGEVLVRVRGAWVGVTVCEDIWLPGGPVGRLARAGADVIVNINASPFHRGKAAARHRMLGTRAFDHACFLAYVNMVGGQDELVFDGDSSIYDPEGDLLAEATPFTEELLVADLELEQVFRARLHDPRRRHTMRQEPDSVVRHSPAQPPAPDTRPEAPPTAIVVHDELAEVYQALVVGTRDYLRKNGFQHVLLGLSGGLDSALVATIAVDALGADCVTGVLLPSPYSSEHSRSDALALSGNLGIDTLTIPIEGPFAALKEALAPAFQGREPDVTEENLQARVRGVLLMALSNKFGWLLLTTGNKSELATGYATLYGDMAGGFAVLKDVPKTLVQALARWRNERDGDDADGPIPRNTIEKPPSAELRPDQYDTDSLPPYAVLDPILERYVEQDWSIPEIIAEGHDPDVVRRVARLVDTSEYKRRQAPPGVKITERAFGKDRRVPITSRFRSE; via the coding sequence ATGAGCACGCTCCGCATCGGGCTCGCCCAGATCAACCCGACCGTCGGCGACTTCGACGGCAATCTTTCCATCATCGAGGGCTGCCTCGAGCAGGCGCGGGAGCACGCGGTCGATCTCGTCGCGTTTCCCGAGCTCGCCCTTTGTGGCTATCCGCCCGAGGACCTGTTGCTCAAGCCGTCGTTCGCGGCCGCGAACCGCCGCTCGCTCGAGCGGCTGGCGGCCGGCAGCGGTGGCATGACCGTCGTCACAGGCTTCGTCGACCGGCAGACGGACCTCTTCAATGCCGCCGCCGTGCTCCACGACGGCCAGCACATCGCGACGTACCACAAGCAGCGGCTTCCCAACTACGGCGTCTTCGACGAGCTGCGCTACTTCAAGCCTGGCACCGGGGAGGTCCTCGTGCGGGTGCGGGGCGCGTGGGTTGGAGTCACCGTCTGCGAGGACATCTGGCTCCCGGGCGGACCGGTCGGCCGCCTCGCGCGGGCCGGCGCAGACGTGATCGTCAACATCAATGCGTCGCCGTTTCATCGCGGCAAAGCCGCCGCGCGCCACCGGATGCTCGGCACCCGCGCCTTCGATCACGCCTGTTTCCTTGCCTACGTCAACATGGTCGGCGGGCAGGACGAGCTCGTGTTCGACGGCGACTCCAGCATCTACGACCCCGAGGGCGACCTGCTCGCCGAGGCGACTCCCTTCACCGAGGAGCTGCTCGTCGCAGACCTCGAGCTGGAGCAGGTCTTTCGCGCACGACTGCACGACCCGCGGCGCCGTCACACGATGCGGCAGGAGCCGGACAGCGTGGTCCGCCATTCACCCGCGCAGCCACCCGCGCCTGACACGCGCCCGGAAGCACCGCCCACGGCGATCGTCGTGCACGACGAGCTGGCCGAGGTCTACCAGGCACTCGTCGTCGGAACGCGCGACTACCTCCGGAAGAATGGATTCCAGCACGTCCTGCTCGGCCTTTCCGGCGGACTCGACTCGGCACTCGTCGCCACCATCGCGGTGGACGCACTCGGCGCGGACTGCGTCACCGGCGTGCTGCTGCCTTCCCCGTACTCGAGCGAACACTCGCGCAGCGATGCTCTCGCACTGAGCGGCAACCTGGGCATCGACACACTCACGATCCCGATCGAGGGGCCCTTTGCCGCTTTGAAAGAGGCCCTCGCACCCGCGTTCCAGGGTCGAGAGCCCGACGTGACCGAAGAGAACCTGCAGGCCCGCGTCCGCGGTGTCCTGCTCATGGCGCTCTCGAACAAGTTCGGCTGGCTGCTTCTCACCACGGGCAACAAGAGCGAGCTCGCAACCGGCTATGCAACGCTGTACGGTGACATGGCAGGCGGTTTCGCGGTGCTCAAGGACGTCCCCAAGACCCTCGTGCAGGCGCTCGCACGCTGGCGCAACGAGCGTGACGGAGACGACGCCGACGGGCCGATCCCGCGCAACACGATCGAGAAGCCGCCCTCCGCAGAGCTCCGCCCCGACCAGTACGACACGGATTCACTCCCGCCGTACGCGGTGCTCGACCCCATCCTGGAACGCTACGTCGAGCAGGACTGGTCCATCCCCGAGATCATTGCCGAGGGCCACGACCCCGACGTCGTCCGGCGCGTTGCACGGCTCGTCGACACCAGCGAGTACAAGCGACGCCAGGCACCGCCCGGCGTGAAAATCACCGAGCGCGCCTTCGGCAAGGATCGCCGCGTGCCGATTACGTCGCGGTTCCGCAGCGAATAG